A DNA window from Acidobacteriota bacterium contains the following coding sequences:
- a CDS encoding type II toxin-antitoxin system RelE/ParE family toxin, with protein sequence MSPKDKPLVWLEGEVKSPPFGKSARLEAGFLLRQLQRGEALVMPHSRAMPTIGTRCHELRIVDQNTTWRIIYRLTPEAVIIAEVFKKKTAQTPKAVVKAAKRRLKDYDDA encoded by the coding sequence GTGAGCCCGAAAGATAAACCACTGGTGTGGCTCGAAGGCGAAGTTAAATCGCCGCCGTTCGGAAAGTCTGCCCGATTGGAAGCTGGATTTCTTTTGCGACAACTGCAGCGGGGCGAGGCGCTTGTAATGCCACACTCCCGAGCCATGCCGACGATCGGAACCAGGTGTCATGAACTTAGAATCGTTGATCAAAATACTACGTGGCGAATTATTTACCGATTGACACCCGAAGCCGTGATTATCGCCGAGGTGTTTAAGAAGAAAACGGCCCAGACGCCCAAGGCCGTTGTTAAGGCAGCAAAGAGGCGTCTGAAGGACTATGACGATGCGTAA
- a CDS encoding helix-turn-helix domain-containing protein yields MRKKKKEALEKKGWKFGNAEDFLDLTPEEALYVEMKFRLSESLRKRRQRRKLTQTDFAKLIKSSQSRVAKMETGDPSVSLDLLIRSLLALGASEKDLAKVITS; encoded by the coding sequence ATGCGTAAAAAAAAGAAGGAAGCGTTAGAGAAGAAGGGCTGGAAGTTCGGCAACGCTGAGGACTTTCTAGATCTCACACCTGAAGAAGCTTTGTACGTTGAGATGAAGTTTCGATTGAGCGAAAGTCTTCGCAAGCGTAGGCAGCGACGGAAACTCACGCAGACCGACTTCGCGAAACTCATCAAGTCAAGCCAATCTCGCGTCGCGAAGATGGAGACTGGTGACCCTTCTGTATCACTTGACCTTCTTATTCGTTCGCTCCTTGCTCTCGGCGCGTCGGAGAAAGATCTGGCCAAGGTGATTACTTCCTAG